One Panicum virgatum strain AP13 chromosome 9K, P.virgatum_v5, whole genome shotgun sequence genomic region harbors:
- the LOC120651807 gene encoding uncharacterized protein LOC120651807 isoform X2, with the protein MEGVAGLGLGHLLVFAFLFCFAAYMVGPVITDVTMGALCPGRDECSLAIYLTGLQQAVTGLGALVLTPVVGNLSDRYGRKALLALPATASIVPLGILAYGRTRGYFYAYYITKTLTATVCEGSMMCLSLAYVADRVPEARRAAAFGVFSGVCTAGFVASTVAARFLPVSSTCQVAAVAAVVTAVYMKAFLQETDGGASSCSCDEEASQPLCIPSSSSSEELSPKLPPLRKAPSLSEMAALLTSSSTFSRAAVITFLHGLGDAGLQNTLLYFLKAKFHYSKNQYANLLLIIGITGSFSQLTVMPLLVPKLGEQKLLIIALTASCGHAFLYSIAWSFWVPYLAASCVILSMLVTPCIRSIISNKVGPLEQPGVYQKLRLST; encoded by the exons atgGAGGGGGTGGCGGGGTTGGGGCTGGGGCACCTGCTGGTGTTCGCCTTCCTCTTCTGCTTCGCCGCCTACATGGTCGGGCCGGTGATCACCGACGTCACCATGGGGGCGCTCTGCCCCGGCCGCGACGAGTGCTCCCTcgccatctacctcaccgggcTCCAGCAAGCT GTTACGGGGCTGGGCGCGCTGGTGCTGACGCCGGTCGTCGGCAACCTGTCCGACAGGTACGGCCGGAAGGCGCTGCTGGCGCTCCCGGCGACGGCGTCCATCGTCCCCCTGG GCATCCTGGCGTACGGCCGCACCAGGGGCTACTTCTACGCCTACTACATCACCAAGACGCTGACGGCGACGGTCTGCGAGGGCAGCATGATGTGCCTCTCCCTTGCTTACGTG GCTGACAGGGTACcggaggcgcggcgcgcggcggccttcGGGGTGTTCTCCGGCGTCTGCACCGCCGGCTTCGTCGCCAGCACCGTAGcagcccgcttcctccctgTCTCGTCAACGTGCCAG GTCGCCGCGGTGGCAGCTGTGGTGACGGCCGTGTACATGAAGGCCTTCCTCCAGGAGACGGACGGCGGAGCCTCCTCGTGCAGCTGCGACGAGGAGGCCTCCCAGCCGCTCTGCATTCCCTCATCCTCCAGCAGCGAGGAGCTGTCGCCGAAGCTCCCGCCTCTTCGCAAAGCGCCGTCGCTGTCGGAGATGGCCGCCCTTCTTACCAGCAG CTCAACCTTCTCGAGAGCGGCGGTCATCACATTTCTCCATGGCCTTGGCGACGCAGGCCTGCAAAACACACTATTG TACTTTCTCAAGGCAAAATTCCATTATAGCAAGAACCAGTATGCCAATTTGCTACTTATTATTGGCATTACAGGAAGCTTCTCACAG CTAACTGTGATGCCACTTCTAGTGCCAAAGCTAGGTGAACAGAAGCTACTTATCATAGCACTTACAGCGAGCTGTGGGCAC GCATTCCTATACAGCATCGCATGGTCGTTCTGG GTCCCTTATCTTGCTGCAAGTTGTGTAATATTAAGCATGCTGGTCACCCCATGT ATAAGGAGCATCATATCAAACAAAGTGGGACCTCTTGAGCAG CCTGGTGTCTATCAGAAGCTACGCCTTTCTACTTAA
- the LOC120651807 gene encoding uncharacterized protein LOC120651807 isoform X3 produces MEGVAGLGLGHLLVFAFLFCFAAYMVGPVITDVTMGALCPGRDECSLAIYLTGLQQAVTGLGALVLTPVVGNLSDRYGRKALLALPATASIVPLGILAYGRTRGYFYAYYITKTLTATVCEGSMMCLSLAYVADRVPEARRAAAFGVFSGVCTAGFVASTVAARFLPVSSTCQVAAVAAVVTAVYMKAFLQETDGGASSCSCDEEASQPLCIPSSSSSEELSPKLPPLRKAPSLSEMAALLTSSSTFSRAAVITFLHGLGDAGLQNTLLYFLKAKFHYSKNQYANLLLIIGITGSFSQLTVMPLLVPKLGEQKLLIIALTASCGHAFLYSIAWSFWVPYLAASCVILSMLVTPCIRSIISNKVGPLEQVCTCCCLILY; encoded by the exons atgGAGGGGGTGGCGGGGTTGGGGCTGGGGCACCTGCTGGTGTTCGCCTTCCTCTTCTGCTTCGCCGCCTACATGGTCGGGCCGGTGATCACCGACGTCACCATGGGGGCGCTCTGCCCCGGCCGCGACGAGTGCTCCCTcgccatctacctcaccgggcTCCAGCAAGCT GTTACGGGGCTGGGCGCGCTGGTGCTGACGCCGGTCGTCGGCAACCTGTCCGACAGGTACGGCCGGAAGGCGCTGCTGGCGCTCCCGGCGACGGCGTCCATCGTCCCCCTGG GCATCCTGGCGTACGGCCGCACCAGGGGCTACTTCTACGCCTACTACATCACCAAGACGCTGACGGCGACGGTCTGCGAGGGCAGCATGATGTGCCTCTCCCTTGCTTACGTG GCTGACAGGGTACcggaggcgcggcgcgcggcggccttcGGGGTGTTCTCCGGCGTCTGCACCGCCGGCTTCGTCGCCAGCACCGTAGcagcccgcttcctccctgTCTCGTCAACGTGCCAG GTCGCCGCGGTGGCAGCTGTGGTGACGGCCGTGTACATGAAGGCCTTCCTCCAGGAGACGGACGGCGGAGCCTCCTCGTGCAGCTGCGACGAGGAGGCCTCCCAGCCGCTCTGCATTCCCTCATCCTCCAGCAGCGAGGAGCTGTCGCCGAAGCTCCCGCCTCTTCGCAAAGCGCCGTCGCTGTCGGAGATGGCCGCCCTTCTTACCAGCAG CTCAACCTTCTCGAGAGCGGCGGTCATCACATTTCTCCATGGCCTTGGCGACGCAGGCCTGCAAAACACACTATTG TACTTTCTCAAGGCAAAATTCCATTATAGCAAGAACCAGTATGCCAATTTGCTACTTATTATTGGCATTACAGGAAGCTTCTCACAG CTAACTGTGATGCCACTTCTAGTGCCAAAGCTAGGTGAACAGAAGCTACTTATCATAGCACTTACAGCGAGCTGTGGGCAC GCATTCCTATACAGCATCGCATGGTCGTTCTGG GTCCCTTATCTTGCTGCAAGTTGTGTAATATTAAGCATGCTGGTCACCCCATGT ATAAGGAGCATCATATCAAACAAAGTGGGACCTCTTGAGCAG GTATGTACCTGTTGTTGTCTTATACTATACTAA
- the LOC120651807 gene encoding hippocampus abundant transcript 1 protein-like isoform X1, with amino-acid sequence MEGVAGLGLGHLLVFAFLFCFAAYMVGPVITDVTMGALCPGRDECSLAIYLTGLQQAVTGLGALVLTPVVGNLSDRYGRKALLALPATASIVPLGILAYGRTRGYFYAYYITKTLTATVCEGSMMCLSLAYVADRVPEARRAAAFGVFSGVCTAGFVASTVAARFLPVSSTCQVAAVAAVVTAVYMKAFLQETDGGASSCSCDEEASQPLCIPSSSSSEELSPKLPPLRKAPSLSEMAALLTSSSTFSRAAVITFLHGLGDAGLQNTLLYFLKAKFHYSKNQYANLLLIIGITGSFSQLTVMPLLVPKLGEQKLLIIALTASCGHAFLYSIAWSFWVPYLAASCVILSMLVTPCIRSIISNKVGPLEQGMVQGCITGISSTANVISPLIFTPLTAWCLSEATPFYLKGFSLACAGFATLVALATSISMRSAEVQRADRK; translated from the exons atgGAGGGGGTGGCGGGGTTGGGGCTGGGGCACCTGCTGGTGTTCGCCTTCCTCTTCTGCTTCGCCGCCTACATGGTCGGGCCGGTGATCACCGACGTCACCATGGGGGCGCTCTGCCCCGGCCGCGACGAGTGCTCCCTcgccatctacctcaccgggcTCCAGCAAGCT GTTACGGGGCTGGGCGCGCTGGTGCTGACGCCGGTCGTCGGCAACCTGTCCGACAGGTACGGCCGGAAGGCGCTGCTGGCGCTCCCGGCGACGGCGTCCATCGTCCCCCTGG GCATCCTGGCGTACGGCCGCACCAGGGGCTACTTCTACGCCTACTACATCACCAAGACGCTGACGGCGACGGTCTGCGAGGGCAGCATGATGTGCCTCTCCCTTGCTTACGTG GCTGACAGGGTACcggaggcgcggcgcgcggcggccttcGGGGTGTTCTCCGGCGTCTGCACCGCCGGCTTCGTCGCCAGCACCGTAGcagcccgcttcctccctgTCTCGTCAACGTGCCAG GTCGCCGCGGTGGCAGCTGTGGTGACGGCCGTGTACATGAAGGCCTTCCTCCAGGAGACGGACGGCGGAGCCTCCTCGTGCAGCTGCGACGAGGAGGCCTCCCAGCCGCTCTGCATTCCCTCATCCTCCAGCAGCGAGGAGCTGTCGCCGAAGCTCCCGCCTCTTCGCAAAGCGCCGTCGCTGTCGGAGATGGCCGCCCTTCTTACCAGCAG CTCAACCTTCTCGAGAGCGGCGGTCATCACATTTCTCCATGGCCTTGGCGACGCAGGCCTGCAAAACACACTATTG TACTTTCTCAAGGCAAAATTCCATTATAGCAAGAACCAGTATGCCAATTTGCTACTTATTATTGGCATTACAGGAAGCTTCTCACAG CTAACTGTGATGCCACTTCTAGTGCCAAAGCTAGGTGAACAGAAGCTACTTATCATAGCACTTACAGCGAGCTGTGGGCAC GCATTCCTATACAGCATCGCATGGTCGTTCTGG GTCCCTTATCTTGCTGCAAGTTGTGTAATATTAAGCATGCTGGTCACCCCATGT ATAAGGAGCATCATATCAAACAAAGTGGGACCTCTTGAGCAG GGAATGGTCCAAGGGTGTATCACTGGAATAAGCTCAACTGCAAATGTGATATCTCCTCTAATTTTTACTCCACTGACAG CCTGGTGTCTATCAGAAGCTACGCCTTTCTACTTAAAAGGTTTCAGCCTTGCCTGTGCTGGATTTGCAACG CTGGTAGCGCTTGCAACAAGCATAAGTATGAGGTCAGCTGAAGTACAGCGAGCAGATAGGAAATAG
- the LOC120651806 gene encoding DDB1- and CUL4-associated factor 8-like translates to MRRPWRHPTPAAAAVARRHGAADLCFREVGDLLPRHFARRAAGSEDLVMRLQVHRKLDRHTGCVNTVGFNELGDTLISGSDDQMVMLWDWDTGSVKLEFHSGHGGNVFQARFMPCTDDRTIVTCAADGEVRLAKVQDGGDVSTTLLGEHGGRAHNLSVEPGSPYIFYSCGEDGLVQHFDLRTNTATKLFLCRSSLRKSGFSSCVHLNAIAMDPRNPNLFAVGGSNAYARVYDIRKHKWDGSSDFGHPSDCYCPPHLVDDKHVGITGLAFSHLSELLVSYNEENIYLFPKNGGLGSDPKSSIKIGATEGYKSTMAASGQDIAHPAPQVYVGHRNRETVKRVSFIGPNDEYVASGSDCGRIFIWRKRDGKFLRAMEGDECIVNCIEPHPHDMTIASSGIDNDVKMWTPSAIERAPVVNIEELRPRKRRAKLWHFDLPELLIRHLLASERRQQSTEEDSSEDLEDSTGLLSLVLRAADGSVSSTDDEEISDGSEEFAVN, encoded by the exons ATGCGCCGCCCGTGGAGGCACCCGACCCCGGCGGCAGCCGCCGTCGCGCGGCGCCACGGCGCGGCGGACCTCTGCTTCCGCGAGGTCGGGGACCTCCTCCCCCGCCACTTCGCCCGCCGCGCGGCCGGCTCCGAG GACCTTGTGATGCGGCTTCAGGTTCACCGGAAGCTTGACAGGCACACGGGCTGCGTCAACACAGTGGGCTTCAATGAGCTCGGTGATACCCTCATATCAGGGTCCGACGACCAGATGGTGATGCTGTGGGACTGGGACACTGGTTCCGTCAAATTGGAGTTCCATTCTGGCCATGGTGGGAATGTGTTCCAGGCACGCTTCATGCCCTGCACAGACGATAGGACCATTGTCACCTGTGCTGCTGATGGCGAG GTGAGACTCGCCAAGGTACAGGATGGTGGAGATGTGTCCACTACATTGCTTGGTGAACACGGGGGAAGGGCTCATAATTTGTCTGTAGAGCCTGGTAGCCCTTATATCTTTTACAGCTGTGGCGAGGATGGCCTTGTTCAACAT TTTGATCTCAGAACAAACACAGCCACAAAACTATTCCTCTGCAGAAGTTCTTTGAGGAAATCAGGATTCTCCTCCTGTGTTCACCTTAATGCGATTGCAATGGATCCAAGGAACCCAAATCTTTTTGCAGTTGGAGGAAGCAATGCATATGCTCGTGTGTATGACATCCGCAAGCACAAGTGGGATGGGTCATCTGATTTTGGTCACCCATCTGACTGCTATTGTCCACCACATCTTGTTGATGATAAACATGTTGGGATAACAGGGTTAGCATTCTCTCACCTGAGTGAGTTGCTTGTATCTTATAATGAAGAGAATATTTATCTATTCCCTAAAAATGGAGGGCTGGGATCTGACCCAAAGTCATCTATCAAGATTGGAGCAACTGAAGGTTACAAATCAACAATGGCTGCCTCTGGACAAGATATTGCTCATCCTGCACCTCAGGTATATGTCGGTCATCGCAATCGTGAAACTGTGAAGCGTGTGAGTTTCATTGGGCCAAATGATGAATACGTTGCTAGTGGGTCAGACTGTGGTCGGATATTTATTTGGAGAAAGAGAGATGGGAAGTTTTTACGAGCCATGGAGGGTGATGAGTGCATAGTGAATTGCATTGAGCCTCATCCTCATGATATGACAATTGCAAGCAGTGGAATTGATAATGATGTAAAAATGTGGACTCCCTCTGCCATCGAGCGAGCACCTGTGGTAAATATTGAGGAG TTGAGACCTCGCAAGAGAAGAGCCAAGCTTTGGCACTTTGACTTACCAGAGCTGTTGATCCGGCACTTACTGGCATCAGAGCGTAGGCAACAATCAACTGAAGAAGATTCATCGGAGGACCTTGAGGACAGCACAGGATTACTTAGTCTAGTACTACGTGCTGCTGATGGAAGTGTGTCATCGACTGATGATGAAGAGATCTCTGATGGCTCTGAAGAGTTTGCAGTCAACTGA